The stretch of DNA AAAAGCATCAGGACTATTACAAGAAGAACAGCTATCATTATAAGATGTACAAGCGCGGTTCCGGCCGGGAGGACTTCATCAAGCAGCATTGGGGTACCAAGAAGGACAAAGCAAAGCTGAAAGAAATCCTGACGCCGATTCAATATCATGTCACGCAGGAGAATGGAACGGAACGTCCTTTCGATAACGAGTATTGGAATAACACAAAGGACGGAATCTATGTGGATGTCGTATCGGGTAAAGCTTTGTTTTCTTCCAAAGATCAATACGATGCCGGATGCGGATGGCCAAGCTTCACCAAACCGATCGATTCATATGAAGTGAAGGAAAATATGGACCTTTCACATGGTATGATCCGTACGGAAGTCCGGGCGAAGGAAAGTGATTCCCATCTTGGACATGTGTTTGAGGACGGTCCCAGGGAGACCGGCGGGCTGCGATACTGCATGAACTCTGCAGCTATGAAATTCATTCCTGTCAGCGAAATGGAAAAAGAAGGATACGGAGAGTATTTATATCTCTTTAAGTAAATAAATACAGCAACAGCTATGCTCTTGTTCGCTACATGAAGGAACAAGAGCATTATTTTGGACAAGGAGTATGAGAATGGATTCTACATTATTGATTGAATATGGCTGGATTCTTCTGGTCCTGATTGGACTGGAAGGACT from Terribacillus sp. FSL K6-0262 encodes:
- the msrA gene encoding peptide-methionine (S)-S-oxide reductase MsrA, with the protein product MALQHATFAGGCFWCMVEPFTERPGIESVVSGYTGGDKPNPTYEEVCSNTTGHVEAVQITFDPDIFPYEKLVETFWQQIDPTDAGGQFHDRGESYKTAIFYHDEQQRQVAEASKAKLQESGRFEKDIVTPILPAKPFYPAEEKHQDYYKKNSYHYKMYKRGSGREDFIKQHWGTKKDKAKLKEILTPIQYHVTQENGTERPFDNEYWNNTKDGIYVDVVSGKALFSSKDQYDAGCGWPSFTKPIDSYEVKENMDLSHGMIRTEVRAKESDSHLGHVFEDGPRETGGLRYCMNSAAMKFIPVSEMEKEGYGEYLYLFK